The following proteins are encoded in a genomic region of Streptococcus constellatus subsp. constellatus:
- the alr gene encoding alanine racemase, protein MKTSNHRPTKAIVDLAAIQFNIKQIAAHIPDNVEKWAVVKADAYGHGAVAVTQSIESIVDGFCVSNIDEAVELREAGISKKILVLGVSTIQSVPLAIKYKITYTVASLEWIDLLLKSDIDLTGLVVHIKIDSGMGRIGFRNSQDAQEAIHRLEKAGAQVKGIFTHFATADEADTQKFEAQLARFKEILGQLETIPPIVHASNSATTLWHSETIMNAVRLGDVIYGLNPSGTVLELPYDIKPALSLVSELVHVKQLEVGADVGYGATYTSDSPQFIGTIPLGYADGWTRDMQGFNVLVDGNPCPIVGRVSMDQITVRLPQFYPIGTSVVLIGESGKEAISATDVAEKRETINYEVVCLISDRVPRVYKE, encoded by the coding sequence ATGAAAACGAGTAATCATCGGCCTACTAAGGCTATTGTGGATTTGGCTGCTATTCAATTTAATATTAAACAAATTGCAGCGCATATTCCAGACAATGTAGAAAAATGGGCTGTTGTCAAGGCAGATGCTTATGGCCACGGTGCAGTTGCTGTTACGCAATCTATTGAGTCAATTGTGGATGGCTTTTGTGTTTCCAATATTGATGAAGCGGTAGAGCTGAGAGAAGCTGGTATTTCAAAAAAAATTCTGGTTCTGGGAGTATCAACTATCCAGTCTGTTCCGTTGGCAATTAAATACAAGATTACTTATACGGTGGCTAGTTTAGAATGGATTGATTTGCTTTTGAAGTCAGACATAGACCTAACTGGACTGGTTGTTCATATAAAAATTGATTCTGGAATGGGGCGGATTGGTTTTCGAAATAGCCAAGACGCTCAAGAAGCGATTCATCGTTTGGAAAAGGCAGGTGCTCAGGTCAAAGGAATTTTCACCCATTTTGCGACAGCTGATGAAGCAGATACGCAAAAATTTGAGGCACAGTTAGCACGTTTTAAAGAAATTTTAGGGCAATTAGAAACTATTCCACCGATTGTTCACGCTAGTAATTCGGCAACGACTCTGTGGCATAGTGAGACGATTATGAATGCAGTCCGTTTGGGCGATGTCATTTATGGGCTTAATCCAAGTGGAACTGTTTTGGAGCTGCCTTATGACATCAAACCAGCTCTTTCATTGGTTTCAGAATTGGTTCATGTCAAGCAATTAGAAGTAGGGGCAGATGTAGGGTACGGAGCTACTTACACTAGTGATAGCCCACAGTTCATTGGAACGATTCCACTGGGCTATGCTGATGGCTGGACGCGAGATATGCAAGGCTTTAATGTTTTAGTTGACGGGAATCCTTGTCCCATTGTTGGACGCGTATCTATGGATCAGATTACTGTTCGTTTACCTCAGTTTTATCCTATTGGAACGTCAGTTGTCCTTATCGGTGAAAGTGGTAAAGAAGCTATTTCTGCAACAGATGTGGCAGAAAAACGGGAAACCATCAATTACGAGGTGGTTTGTTTGATCAGCGACCGCGTCCCTAGAGTTTACAAAGAATGA
- the acpS gene encoding holo-ACP synthase, with protein sequence MIKGHGIDIEEISSIQKVYEKNARFARKVLTAAEFDRFEKLTGKRKMEYLAGRWSAKEAFSKAWGTGIGCVTFQDLEILNDEKGAPIFSKSPFSGKVWVSLSHTDNVVTASVILEEHHENE encoded by the coding sequence ATGATTAAAGGACATGGTATTGATATAGAGGAAATTTCTTCTATTCAAAAAGTTTATGAAAAAAATGCTCGCTTTGCTAGGAAAGTTTTGACAGCCGCAGAATTTGACCGATTTGAAAAGCTGACTGGTAAGCGAAAAATGGAATATTTGGCGGGGCGTTGGTCTGCTAAAGAGGCGTTTTCTAAAGCGTGGGGGACTGGTATCGGCTGTGTCACTTTTCAGGATTTAGAAATTTTAAACGATGAAAAGGGAGCGCCTATTTTTAGCAAATCACCTTTTTCTGGCAAGGTCTGGGTGTCACTCAGCCACACAGATAATGTCGTTACAGCTAGTGTTATTTTGGAGGAACATCATGAAAACGAGTAA
- a CDS encoding 3-deoxy-7-phosphoheptulonate synthase yields MTFKATSQPIDVAKVRNLSKLKGDALAKKEARDRELNAIIRGEDDRILLVIGPCSSDNEAAVLEYAKRLSALQEEVKDRIFMVMRVYTAKPRTNGDGYKGLIHQPNAKAAPSLINGIKAVRNLHYRVITETGMTTADEMLYPENLPLVDDLISYMAVGARSVEDQQHRFVASGADVATGLKNPTSGNLNVMFNGIYAAQNKQSFLFAGKEVETSGNSLAHAILRGGLDEYGKNIPNYYYDNLLDTIAQYEKMGLENPFIIIDTNHDNSGKQYLEQVRIVRQTLINRDWNEKIKKVVRGFMIESYLEDGRQNEPEVFGKSITDPCLGWDNTVRLVKEIYTTLSKNEK; encoded by the coding sequence ATGACATTTAAAGCAACTAGTCAGCCAATTGACGTAGCAAAGGTTCGCAATCTATCGAAATTAAAAGGAGATGCTTTAGCCAAAAAAGAAGCACGAGATCGGGAACTAAACGCAATTATTCGCGGAGAAGATGACCGCATTCTGCTAGTCATTGGTCCGTGTTCTTCTGACAATGAAGCGGCTGTTCTAGAATATGCAAAACGTTTATCTGCCCTTCAAGAAGAGGTAAAAGACCGTATTTTTATGGTGATGCGTGTGTATACGGCAAAACCTCGTACCAATGGTGACGGCTATAAGGGCTTGATTCATCAACCAAATGCGAAAGCAGCCCCAAGTTTAATCAACGGCATTAAAGCAGTACGCAATTTGCACTATCGTGTGATTACAGAAACAGGAATGACGACTGCTGATGAAATGTTGTATCCGGAAAATCTTCCTTTGGTAGATGATTTGATTTCTTACATGGCTGTTGGAGCGCGTTCTGTGGAAGATCAGCAACACCGTTTTGTAGCTAGTGGAGCTGACGTTGCGACTGGTTTAAAAAACCCCACTTCTGGAAATCTTAATGTTATGTTTAATGGGATTTATGCAGCCCAAAACAAACAAAGTTTCTTGTTTGCCGGTAAGGAAGTAGAAACTTCAGGTAATTCCTTAGCGCATGCTATTTTGCGCGGTGGTCTTGATGAATACGGAAAGAACATTCCAAATTATTACTATGATAATTTACTAGATACGATTGCTCAATATGAAAAAATGGGCTTAGAAAATCCTTTTATCATTATTGATACCAACCATGATAATTCTGGAAAACAGTATTTAGAACAGGTACGAATTGTCCGTCAAACTTTAATCAACCGTGATTGGAATGAGAAAATCAAAAAAGTTGTACGCGGCTTTATGATCGAGTCTTACTTAGAAGATGGCCGTCAAAATGAGCCTGAGGTGTTCGGAAAATCCATCACAGACCCTTGTTTGGGTTGGGATAATACAGTCAGATTAGTCAAGGAAATTTACACTACCCTATCTAAAAATGAAAAATAA
- the secA gene encoding preprotein translocase subunit SecA encodes MANILRTIIENDKGELRRLEKMAKRVMAYEDEMAALSDEALKAKTDEFKQRYQNGESLDDLLYEAFAVVREGAKRVLGLFPYPVQIMGGIVLHHGDVPEMRTGEGKTLTATMPVYLNALSGEGVHVVTVNEYLTERDATEMGELYSWLGLSVGINLAAKSSAEKKEAYACDITYSTNAEIGFDYLRDNMVVRAENMVQRPLNYALVDEVDSILIDEARTPLIVSGPTSSDTNQLYHMADSFVKSLNKDDYIIDVQSKTIGLSDSGIDKAESYFKLENLYDIENVALTHFVDNALRANYIMLLDIDYVVSEEQEILIVDQFTGRTMEGRRYSDGLHQAIEAKEGVPIQDETKTSASITYQNLFRMYKKLSGMTGTAKTEEEEFRETYNIRVIPIPTNRPVARIDHPDLLYPSIESKFKAVVQDVKARHEKGQPVLVGTVAVETSDYISKKLVEAGVPHEVLNAKNHYKEAQIIMNAGQRGAVTIATNMAGRGTDIKLGEGVRELGGLCVIGTERHESRRIDNQLRGRSGRQGDPGESQFYLSLEDELMRRFGSERIKAVMERFKMSEEESVIKSKMFTRQVEGAQKRVEGNNYDTRKQVLQYDDVMREQREIIYAQRYDVITADRDLAPEIHAMMKRTINRFVDGNSRAEQQEKIEAIVNFAKYNLVPEDSINISDLIDLSDDEIKENLYQRALEVYDNQVAKLRDEESVREFQKVLILRVVDNKWTDHIDALDQLRNAVGLRGYAQNNPVVEYQAESFRMFNDMIGSIEFDVTRLMMKAQIHEQERPRTEHHISTTATRNIAAQKSGLPSDINLTKVKRNDLCPCGSGKKFKNCHGRHR; translated from the coding sequence ATGGCGAATATTTTAAGAACAATTATCGAAAACGATAAAGGTGAGTTAAGAAGACTAGAAAAGATGGCAAAGAGAGTCATGGCTTATGAAGACGAAATGGCTGCTTTGTCAGATGAAGCTTTGAAAGCAAAGACAGATGAATTCAAGCAACGGTATCAAAATGGCGAGTCATTAGATGATTTGCTTTATGAGGCCTTTGCAGTTGTTCGTGAAGGCGCAAAACGTGTGTTGGGTCTCTTCCCTTACCCCGTACAGATTATGGGCGGGATTGTCTTACACCATGGAGATGTACCAGAAATGCGCACAGGGGAAGGAAAGACTTTGACTGCGACCATGCCGGTTTATCTGAATGCTTTGTCTGGTGAAGGTGTACACGTTGTCACAGTAAATGAGTACCTGACAGAACGTGACGCAACTGAAATGGGTGAATTGTACTCTTGGTTGGGACTTTCTGTTGGTATTAACCTTGCCGCAAAGTCATCAGCAGAAAAGAAAGAAGCTTATGCTTGCGATATTACCTATTCAACGAATGCAGAGATTGGGTTTGATTATTTGCGCGACAATATGGTAGTGCGTGCTGAAAATATGGTGCAACGCCCACTTAACTACGCTTTGGTTGATGAAGTGGACTCCATTTTGATTGATGAAGCTCGTACCCCTTTAATTGTGTCCGGACCAACTTCGTCTGATACAAATCAGCTTTATCATATGGCGGATAGCTTTGTAAAATCATTAAACAAAGATGATTATATTATTGATGTTCAGTCTAAGACTATTGGACTTTCTGATTCGGGGATTGATAAGGCAGAAAGTTATTTCAAACTAGAAAACCTGTATGACATTGAAAATGTAGCACTGACTCACTTTGTTGACAATGCTCTTCGTGCAAATTATATTATGCTGTTGGACATTGACTATGTGGTTAGTGAAGAACAGGAAATTTTGATTGTTGACCAATTTACAGGTCGGACAATGGAAGGTCGCCGCTATTCTGATGGACTCCACCAAGCAATTGAAGCTAAAGAAGGTGTACCAATTCAAGATGAAACGAAGACCTCAGCTTCTATCACTTACCAAAATCTGTTCCGTATGTATAAGAAATTGTCAGGAATGACGGGAACGGCCAAGACAGAAGAAGAAGAATTCCGCGAAACTTATAATATTCGAGTGATTCCGATTCCTACAAACCGTCCGGTGGCTCGTATTGATCACCCAGACCTTCTTTATCCAAGTATTGAATCAAAATTTAAAGCAGTTGTCCAAGATGTGAAAGCTCGTCATGAAAAAGGGCAACCTGTGCTTGTGGGGACGGTCGCTGTTGAAACGAGTGATTATATTTCTAAAAAATTAGTCGAAGCTGGAGTTCCTCATGAAGTATTGAATGCGAAAAATCACTATAAAGAAGCACAAATCATTATGAATGCTGGTCAGCGAGGTGCTGTAACGATTGCAACCAATATGGCTGGTCGTGGTACGGATATTAAACTTGGTGAAGGCGTTCGCGAGTTAGGTGGACTTTGTGTCATTGGTACAGAACGTCATGAAAGTCGTCGTATCGATAATCAGCTTCGTGGTCGTTCCGGACGTCAGGGAGATCCAGGGGAATCGCAATTTTATCTGTCACTTGAAGATGAGCTCATGCGTCGTTTTGGTTCAGAGCGGATTAAAGCAGTTATGGAACGCTTCAAAATGAGTGAAGAAGAGTCGGTTATCAAATCCAAAATGTTTACTCGTCAAGTGGAAGGAGCCCAAAAGCGTGTTGAAGGGAACAATTACGATACACGTAAACAAGTCCTTCAATATGATGATGTCATGCGTGAGCAACGTGAGATTATCTATGCACAACGTTATGATGTCATTACGGCTGATCGTGATTTAGCACCGGAAATTCACGCTATGATGAAGCGGACTATTAATCGTTTTGTAGATGGCAATAGTCGTGCCGAACAGCAAGAAAAAATCGAAGCTATTGTGAATTTTGCTAAATATAATCTGGTGCCCGAAGATTCTATCAACATATCAGACTTAATCGACTTATCAGATGATGAAATAAAGGAAAACTTGTATCAACGAGCACTGGAAGTATATGACAATCAGGTCGCAAAATTGCGAGATGAAGAATCAGTCAGAGAATTCCAAAAAGTTTTGATTCTGCGTGTAGTGGACAATAAATGGACTGACCATATTGATGCTTTAGATCAATTACGTAATGCCGTTGGACTCCGAGGTTATGCACAAAACAATCCGGTTGTTGAATATCAAGCAGAAAGTTTCCGCATGTTTAATGATATGATTGGTTCGATTGAGTTTGATGTTACACGGCTGATGATGAAAGCTCAAATTCATGAGCAAGAGCGTCCACGGACGGAACACCATATCAGTACAACGGCAACACGTAATATTGCAGCACAAAAATCTGGCTTACCTAGTGATATCAATTTGACAAAAGTGAAGCGCAATGACTTATGTCCATGTGGTTCAGGGAAGAAATTCAAAAATTGTCACGGACGCCACAGATAA
- a CDS encoding APC family permease: MFSKLKNIFIGRPLKSSNEGEEENLLTKLQALAMLSSDALSSIAYGPEQVVLVLVSVSAGAIWWSLPIGIVVLILLASLTISYRQVIHAYPQGGGAYMVTTENLSPKAGLISGGSLLVDYMLTVAVSVSSGADAITSAIPALHPYNLHISIILVLVLMLMNLRGLRESAVSLMIPVYLFIASTVFLIGFGLLQLLLGNLSYHATAPIGKSISGVSLVLLLRAFTSGSASLTGVEAISNSVPFFKTPKAENAAKTLAIMAAILGFMFAGITFLNYWIGIVPIKGVTTLAQMAQAILGNSPIGQLLFYVFQLSTALILAVAANTGFSAFPMLSYNMAKNKYMPHMYMEKGARLGYSNGILTLAIGAIFLLLIFNGNTERLIPLYTIGVFVPFALSQTGMVLHWRKQHGKHFLKYSVTNILGAAICYTIVAILLLFRLRDIWPFFPIIIILLWIFLTIKNHYNKVAKQLRLNKEVERVNYAGNLVLVLVGNVTRVSAGAMNYACSIGDEVIAMHVSTKETQEKDEEVASEFKHHFSDIQFVNVETSYRNIIRPTVQYVTKVARNAQKKGYTVTVLVPQFIPNHSWQNMLHNQMSLKLKYFLRWHENVVVASYSYHLKE; the protein is encoded by the coding sequence ATGTTTTCCAAGTTGAAAAATATTTTTATTGGTCGACCTTTGAAATCAAGCAATGAGGGAGAAGAAGAAAACCTATTAACAAAGTTGCAAGCTCTAGCTATGTTATCAAGTGATGCTCTGTCTTCGATTGCTTATGGTCCTGAACAAGTTGTTTTAGTGTTGGTATCTGTATCTGCTGGTGCGATTTGGTGGTCGTTACCAATTGGTATTGTGGTGCTGATTTTATTGGCTAGTTTGACTATTTCATATCGTCAGGTGATTCATGCCTATCCACAAGGTGGTGGGGCTTATATGGTTACAACGGAAAATCTTTCACCAAAAGCTGGTCTGATTTCAGGTGGTAGTTTGCTGGTTGATTATATGTTGACAGTAGCGGTATCCGTTTCGTCTGGGGCAGATGCGATTACGTCAGCAATTCCTGCTTTGCATCCTTATAATTTGCATATTTCTATTATTTTAGTGCTGGTTTTAATGTTGATGAATCTACGTGGTTTGCGGGAATCTGCAGTTTCTCTTATGATTCCAGTGTATTTGTTTATCGCAAGTACTGTTTTCTTGATTGGCTTTGGCTTATTGCAATTATTGCTGGGAAATTTATCCTATCATGCAACGGCTCCTATCGGAAAATCCATCTCAGGTGTTAGCTTAGTGCTTCTGTTACGTGCTTTTACGAGCGGTTCAGCCTCTTTGACAGGTGTGGAAGCTATTTCAAATTCTGTCCCATTTTTCAAAACACCAAAAGCTGAAAATGCGGCAAAAACTTTGGCAATTATGGCAGCGATTCTTGGATTTATGTTTGCTGGCATTACCTTTTTAAATTATTGGATTGGAATTGTTCCGATAAAGGGTGTTACGACGCTTGCTCAAATGGCACAGGCTATTTTAGGAAATTCACCTATTGGACAGCTTCTTTTTTATGTTTTCCAATTGTCAACAGCTCTCATTCTTGCTGTAGCGGCTAATACAGGCTTTTCGGCCTTTCCTATGCTATCTTACAATATGGCAAAAAATAAATATATGCCACATATGTATATGGAGAAAGGTGCTCGTCTTGGCTACTCAAATGGGATTTTGACCTTGGCCATTGGTGCAATTTTTCTGTTGTTGATTTTCAACGGGAATACTGAGCGGCTCATTCCACTTTATACGATTGGTGTATTTGTACCTTTTGCGCTTTCTCAAACAGGAATGGTCCTACATTGGCGCAAACAGCATGGAAAACATTTCTTAAAATATTCTGTAACAAATATTCTGGGTGCAGCGATTTGTTACACGATTGTGGCGATTTTGTTGCTTTTCCGTTTGCGAGATATCTGGCCATTCTTCCCAATTATTATTATTTTGCTTTGGATTTTCTTAACAATCAAAAATCATTATAACAAAGTCGCTAAGCAACTGCGCTTGAATAAAGAAGTCGAACGAGTGAACTATGCAGGCAATCTGGTTTTGGTCCTTGTTGGGAATGTTACGCGTGTTAGTGCCGGTGCGATGAATTATGCTTGTAGTATTGGTGATGAAGTGATTGCTATGCACGTATCTACTAAAGAAACACAAGAAAAAGATGAAGAAGTAGCAAGTGAATTTAAACACCATTTTTCAGATATCCAATTTGTCAATGTAGAAACAAGTTACCGTAATATCATCAGACCAACAGTACAGTATGTGACAAAAGTCGCTCGTAATGCACAGAAGAAAGGTTATACCGTGACGGTATTAGTGCCACAGTTCATTCCAAATCATAGCTGGCAAAATATGCTACATAATCAAATGAGTCTGAAATTGAAATATTTTCTCAGATGGCATGAAAATGTTGTTGTAGCTAGCTATTCTTATCACTTAAAAGAATAA
- the manA gene encoding mannose-6-phosphate isomerase, class I, whose amino-acid sequence MSEPLFLQSVMQEKIWGGTKLRDEFSYEIPSDKVGEYWAISAHPHGVSTIKNGRFAGQGLDKVYAEHRELFGNSNEPVFPLLTKILDANDWLSVQVHPDDHYAMEHEGELGKTECWYVIAADEGAEIIYGHSAQSREELRQQIEKKEWEKLLTKVPVKAGDFFYVPSGTMHAIGSGILILETQQSSDTTYRVYDFDRKDAQGNLRELHLEKSIDVLNIGAPANSRPVTVKADDLQSTLLVASDFFAVYKWEVSGKVAIEKTAPYLLVSVLAGQGMLTVDEKAYPIAKGDHFILPSDLEAWTFEGQDLEMIVSHP is encoded by the coding sequence ATGTCAGAACCATTATTTTTACAATCTGTTATGCAGGAAAAAATCTGGGGTGGAACGAAGCTACGAGATGAATTCAGCTATGAAATTCCCAGTGATAAAGTAGGCGAATACTGGGCGATTTCAGCTCATCCACACGGAGTATCTACTATAAAAAACGGTCGATTTGCAGGACAAGGATTGGATAAAGTCTATGCTGAGCACCGTGAATTGTTTGGCAATAGCAACGAGCCTGTTTTTCCACTTTTAACCAAAATTTTGGATGCCAATGATTGGCTTAGTGTTCAAGTTCATCCAGATGACCATTATGCTATGGAGCACGAAGGAGAATTAGGAAAGACCGAGTGCTGGTATGTGATTGCGGCAGATGAAGGAGCAGAAATCATCTATGGACACAGTGCTCAGTCACGAGAAGAGTTGCGCCAGCAGATTGAAAAGAAAGAATGGGAGAAGCTCTTAACCAAGGTGCCAGTCAAGGCTGGGGACTTCTTCTATGTTCCAAGTGGCACCATGCACGCCATTGGCTCAGGTATCTTGATTTTAGAAACGCAACAGTCCAGTGATACTACCTATCGTGTTTATGATTTCGACCGAAAAGACGCTCAAGGCAATTTGCGCGAGCTTCATCTAGAAAAATCCATTGATGTACTCAATATCGGTGCGCCGGCCAATAGTCGACCAGTTACTGTGAAAGCAGATGATTTGCAATCAACCCTTTTGGTTGCCAGTGATTTCTTTGCCGTTTACAAATGGGAAGTGTCAGGGAAAGTTGCGATTGAGAAAACAGCTCCTTATTTATTGGTGAGTGTGTTGGCAGGACAAGGGATGTTGACAGTAGATGAGAAAGCTTATCCGATTGCAAAAGGAGACCATTTCATTTTACCAAGCGACCTGGAGGCTTGGACTTTTGAGGGACAAGATCTTGAAATGATTGTCAGTCATCCTTAA
- a CDS encoding GntR family transcriptional regulator: MPKYEEIANILRDRIANGVYPVDSMLPIQSELSKEFGVSRMTIKKAVEILTIEGLIFSKQGNGTRVLNSSFWDKEDSKFRLNNYNGLSQDFKNDDRKLTSQIIQFAVEFPEAEIAERLQVEVTTPVYKIIRLRLLDEKPYVLEHTYMPCDLVPGLDESILLQSIYAYLWDELNLKFAGSYRRITAEKPDEYDKMYLDCQNDDPLLQVEQVVYLETGRPIEYSRSRNRFDTRGYSLLDVKNI; encoded by the coding sequence ATGCCTAAATACGAAGAAATAGCCAATATACTTCGAGATAGAATCGCAAATGGAGTCTACCCAGTAGACTCCATGTTGCCTATTCAGTCTGAATTATCAAAAGAGTTCGGTGTTAGCCGAATGACTATAAAAAAAGCTGTTGAGATTCTAACCATTGAGGGATTGATTTTTTCCAAACAAGGAAATGGAACGAGAGTGTTAAATTCCTCTTTTTGGGATAAAGAAGATTCAAAATTTCGCTTGAATAATTACAATGGCTTGAGTCAAGATTTCAAAAATGATGACCGAAAATTAACGAGCCAGATTATTCAGTTTGCAGTTGAATTCCCAGAAGCCGAGATTGCAGAGCGCTTGCAAGTGGAAGTGACGACGCCAGTTTATAAAATCATACGTTTGCGTCTGCTTGATGAGAAGCCCTATGTGTTGGAACACACTTATATGCCGTGTGATTTGGTGCCAGGATTGGATGAGAGTATTTTACTTCAGTCTATCTATGCTTATTTATGGGATGAATTAAACTTAAAATTTGCTGGAAGTTATCGCCGTATCACAGCTGAAAAGCCAGATGAATATGATAAAATGTATCTGGACTGTCAAAATGATGATCCACTTTTGCAGGTTGAACAAGTCGTTTATCTGGAAACTGGACGTCCGATTGAGTACTCGAGAAGCCGCAATCGCTTTGACACGAGAGGGTATTCGCTTTTAGATGTTAAAAATATTTAA
- the celB gene encoding PTS cellobiose transporter subunit IIC, with amino-acid sequence MNKFLDQIGDKLLPLANKLASNRYLTVLRDAFMLSFPLTMFGSIVVVFNNLPFFNDATKATLSNLFGSGQNATMSIMTIFVTFGIGYYLSKSYDVEGIFGGAVSFSSFLLLTPFYTMSEKGEKISGVLSLDRLGAKGMFLGMLVAFLAAEIYCWATKKGWQIKMPDSVPPAVAKSFAALIPAVLTLSIFLFVNAGLTGFFDANLHDIIYKVIQTPLVGLGSSIWATLVAIFFVQFLWFCGLHGQILVNSVMDPIWNTLMLDNLEAYQAGKHLPHIISKSFMETFTVGLGGSGMTLAVVIIMAFILKKKMYKDVGRLALGAGLFNVNEPVIFGLPIVLNATILIPWVLAPIVVTAFNYIVMAVGIVPAPTGVAVPWTVPVFFSGMLATNSILGGVLQLVDMVIVGFIWYPFLRMLDKQPDSVL; translated from the coding sequence ATGAACAAGTTTCTAGATCAAATCGGTGATAAGTTGTTGCCATTGGCAAACAAACTCGCTTCTAATCGTTATTTGACTGTTTTGCGGGATGCCTTTATGCTCTCCTTTCCATTAACGATGTTTGGCTCAATTGTAGTCGTATTTAACAATTTGCCGTTTTTCAATGATGCAACGAAAGCCACTTTGTCTAATCTATTTGGCAGTGGACAAAATGCAACAATGTCAATTATGACAATCTTTGTAACGTTTGGTATTGGCTATTATTTATCAAAATCTTATGATGTGGAAGGAATTTTTGGAGGAGCAGTTTCTTTTTCTAGTTTTCTTCTTTTGACACCTTTTTATACCATGTCAGAAAAAGGTGAAAAAATTTCAGGCGTCTTGAGTTTAGACCGTTTAGGGGCAAAAGGGATGTTCCTTGGAATGCTGGTTGCATTTTTGGCAGCGGAAATCTACTGCTGGGCAACGAAAAAAGGTTGGCAGATTAAAATGCCAGACAGCGTTCCGCCTGCAGTAGCCAAGTCGTTTGCGGCTTTGATTCCTGCCGTATTGACTCTTTCCATATTCTTGTTTGTCAATGCTGGTTTGACAGGATTTTTCGATGCAAATCTTCATGATATTATTTATAAGGTTATTCAAACGCCGCTGGTTGGCTTGGGAAGTAGTATCTGGGCAACTTTAGTGGCAATCTTCTTTGTTCAATTTTTATGGTTCTGTGGACTTCATGGACAAATTCTTGTTAATTCTGTCATGGATCCAATTTGGAATACATTGATGTTGGATAACTTAGAGGCTTATCAGGCTGGCAAGCATTTGCCACACATTATTTCCAAATCATTTATGGAAACATTTACTGTTGGTTTAGGTGGTTCTGGGATGACGCTAGCTGTAGTTATCATTATGGCTTTTATTCTGAAAAAGAAAATGTATAAGGACGTTGGACGACTTGCTCTTGGCGCGGGGCTATTCAATGTCAATGAACCAGTTATCTTTGGCTTGCCAATCGTTTTGAATGCGACTATTCTGATTCCATGGGTTTTAGCACCGATTGTTGTGACTGCGTTTAACTATATTGTGATGGCAGTAGGAATTGTTCCAGCTCCAACAGGAGTGGCAGTTCCTTGGACGGTGCCCGTATTCTTTAGCGGAATGCTAGCAACCAATTCCATTTTAGGTGGTGTCCTTCAGTTAGTGGATATGGTGATTGTTGGATTTATCTGGTATCCATTCCTTCGTATGCTGGACAAACAACCTGATTCTGTATTATAA